A region from the Ptychodera flava strain L36383 chromosome 12, AS_Pfla_20210202, whole genome shotgun sequence genome encodes:
- the LOC139146147 gene encoding uncharacterized protein codes for MTVVAPGSIEETCQPVLGETEMKNLTTRSPSPAQDEQQSVHEDRRELETEDTTIVSDVHEDNCKFEEEGEEIDETIVLEATNPTEETQVDKNDGKVEETAMMGTSRTEESVVTGTNNNNMIHHQGEKLKVAPVTLERFGFVNRPFAPKAAWALADNDENL; via the exons atgACGGTTGTTGC ACCTGGATCGATCGAGGAAACATGCCAACCAGTTTTGGGCGAAACGGAAATGAAGAATTTGACCACAAGATCTCCATCTCCCGCTCAAGACGAACAACAAAGTGTACATGAAGATCGACGAGAACTCGAAACTGAAGACACCACGATCGTGTCTGATGTTCACGAGgataattgtaaatttgaagAGGAAGGGGAAGAGATAGATGAGACGATCGTCTTGGAAGCAACAAATCCTACCGAGGAGACACAAGTTGACAAGAATGATGGCAAGGTGGAGGAGACTGCCATGATGGGAACAAGTCGGACAGAGGAGTCAGTAGTGACTGGcacaaacaataacaatatg ATACATCATCAAGGAGAGAAGCTGAAAGTAGCTCCCGTTACACTTGAACGATTTGGATTCGTCAACAGACCATTCGCTCCG AAAGCTGCATGGGCACTTGCCGACAATGATGAGAATCTTTAA
- the LOC139146233 gene encoding uncharacterized protein, translated as MSTTAVHTTPVPWNIVQDEDPDNTFEGDPELKYIVYQSMGFQIYQGVEKNGEVKHFVALWFRYYNNSEPEKYDIAELDFDPSEAWHSYLLQVTTDRVQNEMTLELFIDGRSLSYMVGLSPFASDPKFILSVWNAEGEVSPFDDVFRLPESTAYFRDIRFPPSADALCRFGDPFRSGDNPIAAYFAGVGSEKLLDDVVPFHEVYRPCTPCSSQCLDEVCDSECSQRDTTEYYVKMTDLALNTTRTIEEDGETESVPAVYYFTVKAVTGAGRYALASSDGIYIDDTPPVFEYLYHVDLSWSEDEPVTYQGCNSTIAVRWDVYDIGSQILECKWAIGSMPNGTDIQEFVSVGLDNYVRNDKLLGLLEDGKTYYATVWAINSAGLATVKSTSGVTMVLAPPDVTESNTTALCGDGSLPPSGLCGDQSSTGLTWSAVDDVAVDAYYYSVGSSEGIEDIFPKTQVGFNESGTVTVKDGALYVGEEPITNISDVRGTAEKREGAELEDDTVYQDRFHMEPGRTLVSRITVCTKGHLCEDMPSSKTTITRTQDYLLKVENGLKINANGVKNLHEDDDFIRAKNFDDNGGFENGESVSVGLLTHDDVIDDYVSDASTNFKPFIIDPEATTDETDRYLRRRIRDIIGPTFYVTTIGGTPLFEPFELSIEYVSSPFDNDVSDREPAILYWDSETQQWKDASHTCTESFGEYKQDKEVGILSTQVCSTREIQPCMERRRKDINQKFFSGPTEFTLAIIGPFSNSPPVFTSASNLWMWEDGGTLRYQLTAFDDDDDVITFHLDPSSPHSAESVKVSADGEFTYRPCPDCYGVDFVTVIAREDRDDDFEELSTVSTIQMDIRGVNDNPELLFSVNHKSVINNEQNEATTTTVEQRHANDDFYVGLETVVGAFDPDTSDVLALTFDPPKHGELKIGSQHTQVTFIDGDCSGPMNITDEHLSVQTPDVPIVVFPCGLVIPHHRDRLAWVFSALEYTPFVDFTGKDSFKINAIDQDGAYSQVAMIDVFVLVNPCMNGGICTGPEHDPDCSSTERTSGFDGYSCSCPPGFTGSLCETELSLCYSNPCPYNYTCVDLVRSVILL; from the exons ATGTCAACAACGGCAGTACACACCACACCTGTACCCTGGAATATAGTCCAGGATGAAGATCCAGATAACACCTTTGAAGGCGATCCTGAACTGAAATATATTGTCTACCAGTCCATGGGATTCCAGATTTATCAAG GCGTAGAGAAGAACGGCGAAGTAAAGCATTTTGTAGCACTGTGGTTCCGCTATTATAACAATTCTGAACCAGAGAAGTATGACATCGCTGAGTTGGACTTTGATCCTTCCGAGGCGTGGCATTCATATTTACTGCAAGTTACAACTGACCGGGTACAA AATGAGATGACACTCGAGCTGTTTATTGACGGTAGATCGTTGTCGTACATGGTTGGACTGTCACCCTTCGCTTCGGATCCGAAATTCATTCTCTCCGTCTGGAATGCCGAAGGCGAAGTTTCTCCCTTCGACGACGTTTTCCGTCTTCCAGAATCTACCGCCTACTTTAGGGATATAAG ATTTCCACCGTCAGCCGATGCACTGTGTAGATTCGGTGACCCGTTTCGTAGTGGTGACAACCCAATCGCTGCGTACTTCGCCGGTGTTGGCTCCGAAAAACTTTTAGATGACGTTGTTCCTTTTCACGAG GTATATCGACCATGTACACCGTGCAGTAGCCAGTGTCTGGACGAAGTGTGTGACAGCGAGTGCTCGCAAAGAGACACGACTGAATACTATGTCAAAATGACTGACCTCGCTTTGAATACAACAAGAACTATCGAAGAAGATGGCGAAACAGAATCTGTACCTGCAGTGTACTACTTTACGGTGAAGGCAGTCACAG GTGCTGGAAGATATGCATTGGCCTCGTCCGATGGTATATACATCGATGACACACCTCCCGtgtttgaatatctgtaccaCGTTGACCTGTCATGGTCGGAAGACGAACCAGTGACTTATCAAGGCTGTAACTCAACTATTGCTGTACGATGGGATGTGTACGATATTGGTAGTCAG ATATTAGAATGCAAGTGGGCAATTGGAAGTATGCCGAATGGCACTGATATCCAGGAGTTCGTTTCTGTTGGGCTTGATAATTACGTTCGGAACGACAAACTTCTAGGACTTTTGGAAGACGGGAAAACCTATTATGCAACCGTGTGGGCTATAAATAGTGCTGGATTAGCCACGGTCAAGTCGACATCGG GAGTTACCATGGTACTAGCTCCACCCGATGTCACAGAGAGCAACACTACCGCTCTATGTGGAGACGGCAGCTTGCCGCCTTCTGGTCTATGTGGTGATCAGTCAAGTACTGGATTGACGTGGTCAGCTGTTGACGATGTCGCTGTCGATGCCTACT ATTACTCAGTCGGGAGTTCAGAGGGTATAGAGGACATCTTTCCGAAGACTCAGGTCGGCTTCAACGAATCAGGAACGGTTACTGTAAAAGACGGAGCCCTCTACGTCGGAGAGGAACCCATCACAAATATTTCAGATGTAAGAGGGACTGCGGAGAAAAGAGAGGGCGCAGAACTTGAAGATGATACAGTTTATCAGGACAGATTTCATATGGAACCTGGAAG GACTTTGGTATCAAGAATAACAGTGTGCACCAAGGGACACCTCTGTGAAGATATGCCATCATCTAAAACAACTATAACAA GAACTCAAGACTACTTGTTGAAGGTAGAAAATGGTTTAAAAATCAACGCGAATGGTGTGAAAAATCTCCATGAGGACGATGACTTTATCAGAGCTAAAAACTTTGATGACAACG GAGGGTTTGAAAACGGAGAGAGCGTGAGTGTTGGCCTTCTTACACACGATGACGTCATTGATGATTATGTTTCTGACGCGTCGACCAATTTCAAACCGTTCATTATTGACCCTGAAGCGACCACTGATGAAACCGACAGATATCTGCGCAGAAG AATACGTGATATCATCGGTCCAACCTTTTACGTCACGACAATTGGTGGTACGCCTCTATTTGAACCCTTCGAGCTATCTATTGAATATGTGTCGTCTCCATTTGACAACGACGTCAGCGATAGGGAGCCAGCGATATTGTACTGGGATAGCG AGACACAGCAATGGAAAGATGCAAGCCATACATGCACAGAAAGTTTTGGGGAATATAAACAGGACAAAGAAGTCGGTATTTTGTCGACACAG GTTTGCTCAACCCGAGAAATTCAGCCGTGCATGGAGCGGCGACGGAAGGACATCAACCAGAAGTTCTTTTCTGGTCCCACTGAATTTACATTGGCGATCATAGGACCGTTCAGCAATTCTCCACCTGTGTTTACTTCAGCCTCTAATCTATGGATGTGGGAAGATGGAGGCACTCTAAGATATCAACTTACGGCCTTCGATGACGACGATGACGTCATAACATTTCATCTTGATCCGTCATCACCGCATTCCGCTGAGAGTGTGAAAGTGTCCGCTGATGGGGAGTTCACGTACAGGCCATGTCCAGATTGTTACGGCGTCGACTTTGTTACAGTTATTGCACGAGAAGATAGGGATGACGACTTTGAAGAACTCTCGACAGTCTCAACCATTCAGATGGATATAAGGGGAGTTAATGACAATCCGGAACTGTTGTTTTCTGTCAATCACAAAAGTGTTATCAACAACGAACAAAACGAGGCAACAACAACGACAGTAGAACAGCGTCATGCCAATGATGACTTCTACGTTGGACTTGAAACTGTTGTAGGAGCATTTGATCCCGACACATCTGACGTGCTTGCATTAACCTTTGATCCTCCAAAACACGGCGAACTTAAAATCGGATCGCAGCACACCCAAGTTACCTTCATTGATGGTGACTGCAGTGGTCCAATGAACATAACCGACGAACACCTCTCTGTCCAAACACCCGACGTACCAATAGTCGTGTTTCCTTGCGGACTCGTGATTCCTCATCATCGAGACAGACTGGCTTGGGTTTTTAGCGCCTTAGAGTACACGCCTTTCGTTGACTTCACCGGGAAAGACTCGTTCAAAATCAACGCGATCGATCAAGACGGTGCATATTCTCAGGTTGCTATGATTGACGTGTTTGTCCTTGTCAACCCATGTATGAATGGTGGAATATGCACCGGACCAGAGCATGATCCAGATTGCTCCAGCACCGAGAGAACAAGTGGATTTGACGGGTATTCGTGCAGCTGCCCTCCAGGTTTTACTGGATCACTGTGTGAGACAGAACTTAGCTTGTGTTATTCAAATCCATGCCCTTACAACTACACATGTGTCGATCTGGTGAGATCCGTTATTCTCCTCTAA